The Malus sylvestris chromosome 3, drMalSylv7.2, whole genome shotgun sequence genomic sequence GGCTTTGCCTCAGGTCCAAGTACCAAATCCTTTTTCAGAAAGATACACCCGAGTTTTCGTATTGTAGCTGCATTCTTGACTGTCTACTTAGGCTTAGGAACTGTATGTTTCTACCTCGTTGGGCACCAGCTCAAGGGAGAGAAGACAAATGGAGTTCTTGATGCTGTTTATTTCTGTGTTGTTACAATGACCACCGTCGGATATGGAGACCTTGTGCCAAACAGTGTTTTTTCAAAACTACTGGCTTGTGCTTTCGTCTTCTCAGGAATGGCTCTCGTCGGGATGACCTTGAGCAAAGCAGCTGACTATTTGATAGAGAAGCAGGAATTATTGCTCGTTAAAGCCTTACATATGAATCAAAAAGCTGGGCCTATTGAAATTCTTAAAGATATCGAGACCAACAATCTGAGGTACAAATGTATTGTGGTCTTTATCCTTCTTTTGCTACTCATAATTGGTGGCACAGTCTTCCTAGCTACTGTTGAGAAATTGAGCCTTGTGGATTCATTCTATTGCGTTTGTTGTACAATCACAACCCTGGGTTATGGAGATAAGAGCTTTTCAACTCAAGCAGGGCGTGCTTTTGCAGTATTCTGGATATTGACAGGTACCATTTGTTTAGCTCAGTTTTTCCTCTACGTTGCCGAGCTAAACGCCCAGAGCAGACAACGGTCGTTAGTAAAGTTGATTCTCACTCGTAGGATGACCAATGTAGATTTAGAGGCAGCTGATCTGGATGGCGATGGCGTTGTTGGGTATGTTaaacttttcttcacaattgCTTCTGTAGTATGAGCTTATTATTTCTGAATTCTTATCTCCTGATGGTTAACTAACAAATTTTGACACTCTGCCTCCATCCTTTACATAGGGCTGCTGAATTTGTCATATACAAGCTCAAAGAGATGGGGAAGATTAGCCAGGAAGATGTTAGACTTGTAATGGAGGAGTTTGAAGATCTTGATGTCGATCAGTCAGGAACATTGTCAACGTCAGATATAATGCTTGCGCAACAACCTCAAATCGAGAAGTAACTCTGGCACTATGCTGGTGGCTTTGTAAGTTCGTGATATGTATGATTACTTATTCTTGCTGTGGTATGAATTTCTTAACTAGGCCATTTCACAAACACTCCCATATATCTCTTCCTATAAAGACTTGGTTAAAACGCTTGGATTGCTTCTATGTATTTTAGAGATCATTGTTCAGTATCGTCCTACCTCGATGTCAGTCTCATCCGTCAAAAATACAGTTTGTGTAATTAAGTTGCACGATGACAGTCACTGACAAAAAGAATTTTGGAAGAAAATCATGGTTTATGACTCCTAAAATCTTTACTTAAATGGAATATAGCGTACAAACAAATTTTGGTCCTTCTTTACTTAAATGAAATCTTTACTtagtgcgatggcaagtgccttcgcccatgagcggtaggtctcgggttcgagacttgggagcagcctttccataaatgggggtaaggctagccgacattcacctctcccagaccctgcgtaaagcgggagccttgtgcactgggtacgacctttagaTTGACAAATGGGACTGCTTGGTTCCTGAATTCAAGAATTTCGCCTGATGTGGTTCAATCTGTTTTGTGTTACGACAGATTAAAGATTTGGAGGTTGTGCATACGCGACGAGGATCCAGTGTGGTGAGAGCACTGAAGGTTTGATGTACTGAGGCACTGTATAATGATCATATTACACACTGCCTAAGAAATCTACTTGTtaaatagtttattaaatatAGATTATGAAATCTACTGGTTAAATTATTGGGTACTTAACTACTTATACAAATGGATCTGCTTCTGCATTGATTTTTACTTAACATGAATTAAGACTCAATTAGAACAGAGTTTATCCACTGAACCGAATGCATAGAAAGCAGAGCCGACCATGAGGGTATGCAAAAGGTATCACCGTACA encodes the following:
- the LOC126616041 gene encoding two-pore potassium channel 1-like isoform X4, whose translation is MGSKESGSLVSDLKDPLSQKNINNAPKGRRIRLCKSAPLSNYVGFETGFASGPSTKSFFRKIHPSFRIVAAFLTVYLGLGTVCFYLVGHQLKGEKTNGVLDAVYFCVVTMTTVGYGDLVPNSVFSKLLACAFVFSGMALVGMTLSKAADYLIEKQELLLVKALHMNQKAGPIEILKDIETNNLRYKCIVVFILLLLLIIGGTVFLATVEKLSLVDSFYCVCCTITTLGYGDKSFSTQAGRAFAVFWILTDLEAADLDGDGVVGAAEFVIYKLKEMGKISQEDVRLVMEEFEDLDVDQSGTLSTSDIMLAQQPQIEK
- the LOC126616041 gene encoding two-pore potassium channel 1-like isoform X2, which codes for MGSKESGSLVSDLKDPLSQKNINNAPKGRRIRLCKSAPLSNYVGFETGFASGPSTKSFFRKIHPSFRIVAAFLTVYLGLGTVCFYLVGHQLKGEKTNGVLDAVYFCVVTMTTVGYGDLVPNSVFSKLLACAFVFSGMALVGMTLSKAADYLIEKQELLLVKALHMNQKAGPIEILKDIETNNLRYKCIVVFILLLLLIIGGTVFLATVEKLSLVDSFYCVCCTITTLGYGDKSFSTQAGRAFAVFWILTGTICLAQFFLYVAELNAQSRQRSLVKLILTRRMTNVDLEAADLDGDGVVGAAEFVIYKLKEMGKISQEDVRLVMEEFEDLDVDQSGTLSTSDIMLAQQPQIEK
- the LOC126616041 gene encoding two-pore potassium channel 1-like isoform X3 → MGSKESGSLVSDLKDPLSQKNINNAPKGRRIRLCKSAPLSNYVGFETGFASGPSTKSFFRKIHPSFRIVAAFLTVYLGLGTVCFYLVGHQLKGEKTNGVLDAVYFCVVTMTTVGYGDLVPNSVFSKLLACAFVFSGMALVGMTLSKAADYLIEKQELLLVKALHMNQKAGPIEILKDIETNNLRYKCIVVFILLLLLIIGGTVFLATVEKLSLVDSFYCVCCTITTLGYGDKSFSTQAGRAFAVFWILTGTICLAQFFLYVAELNAQSRQRSLVKLILTRRMTNVDLEAADLDGDGVVGAAEFVIYKLKEMGKISQEDVRLVMEEFEDLDVDRSGTLSTSDIMLAQQPQIEK